ATGTTCGACACGGCCTAGAAGCGACCCTGGATTACTTTCAAAGCCGCACCCAGCAGGAGCAGGCGCTAGCTATCTTACAGTTTAAACTGGATGTACTATGGACCCTACTGGATGCCCTCTGGATGGCGTACATTGAAAATCGTCCCCCCTATCACACAGAGCTTTAATCTAGATCCATGCATGACAACGACATTCCTGCCATTGCACCTCTTTATCGTTTCCAATGGGAAGAGGCACAAAATTGTTACGTCCTCCTCTATCCAGAAGGCATGATTAAACTGAACCTCAGCGCTGGGGAAATACTCGAGCATTGCAACGGTAAGCTGAACATCAATGCTATTATTGCGTTGCTACAACAAAAATACCCCCAAGCAAACCTAGCAAATGACGTACGCGAATTTTTAGAGACTGCTCATAACAATGGCTGGCTCTCCACCGAAAATTAATCATTTTACTGGCAACGCAAGAACCCAGCCTCTATGGCTGCTAGCGGAGCTTACCTATGCCTGCCCCCTGCAATGTCCGTACTGTTCTAACCCCTTAGACTTTGCTAACTACAAACATGAACTCTCTACGAAGGACTGGTTGCGGGTATTCCATGAGGCCCGGGCTATGGGGGCCGCTCAGCTAGGATTCTCTGGCGGTGAACCTCTGGCTCGGCGTGATCTGGAAGTGCTCATCACCGAAGCCCGTAAACTTGGCTATTACACTAATCTCATTACTTCCGGCATCGGCATGGATGAAGACCGAATTGCGGCTTTTAAAACCGCTCGTCTCGATCACATCCAAATTAGTTTCCAGGCTGCTTCCGAAGATCTCAATAATCGGCTTGCCGGCGCGGATGTTTTTCAGTATAAACTGGCCATGGCCCGGGCCGTGAAAAAACACGGCTATCCCATGGTGCTATGCTTTGTTCTCCATCGCTATAATATTGACCAGATAGGCAAAATTCTGGATCTTGCCATCGAACTCAAAGCCGACTATGTGGAATTGGCCACTACCCAGTATTATGGCTGGGCCTGGCATAACCGAAACCACTTACTCCCCACCAGGGAACAGCTAGAACGGGCTGAGGCCCTAGCCCGCCAGTACCAAGTCCGCACACAGGGAAAAATGAAGATTTATTATGTGGTGCCGGATTATTACGAGAACCGCCCCAAGGCCTGCATGAATGGTTGGGGAAATATTTTTCTCACCATCGCGCCGGATGGAACCGCCCTCCCCTGCCATGCTGCCCGCCAGCTACCCGGACTTACCTTACCCAATGTAAAAAGCCATAGTATTGAGTGGATCTGGTATGAATCACCGGACTTTAATTTATTCCGGGGCCAAGGATGGATGAAGGAACCTTGCCGAAGTTGCCCCGAACGTTTCAAGGACTTTGGGGGATGCCGCTGTCAGGCCTATTTATTGACGGGCGATGCTCGTAATACCGATCCCGTCTGTGATCTATCCCCCCACCATCAGACTGTGGTAGACGCTATTACCGCAGCTCACCAGCAAACACCTTTACCGGCAAACAAGAGCAAACCACCGATATTCCGTCATCTACGAAATTCTAAAAAATTCTGTGGCTAATACCTCCCTCCTACCCCTTGAATGATGATGCCCTCGGACCCAATAGAAACCAAAGGATAAAACCGACTAAGGGCAGTATAAGCACTAATACGATCCATCCTGTTTTTCCACCTGTAGAAGCACGGCTTTGAAAAATATTCAAAATCGCCCAAACATCTGCAATCAATAGCAATAAACCGAAAAAGCTTCCGACTTCGATACTCATAGCTTAATAAATCCCGTGGTGAAAATTTTAGCTTAATATTACCCTAAATTTAAATTCGTATAAGAGGAAATGCCAAAACTTCCTCGATACGGGCGCTATTTAGCAGCAGCATGAGTAACCGATCTACCCCCAGCGCCACCCCGGCGCACGCTGGCAGTCCTTGCTCCAAGGCAGCCAACAAAAACTTATCCATGGGAACTTCTGAAAGCCCTCCTCTTTTTCGTTGGATTAGATCTGCTCCAAAACGTTGCCGCTGTTCCACTGCATCACATAGCTCATGGTAACCATTGGCCAGCTCCATGCCTTTGAGGTAAACCTCAAAGCGCTCAGCCAGGGGTCTAGAACAGCTCTCCGATGGGGGACGAATACGGGCCAGTTGGGCATCGGAGGCGGGATAGTCGTAAATAAAGCAAGGCCGCTCTTGTCCCAGCTGAGGTTCAATAACGTTAGCCAGCAAAAAATCCAGATAGATTTGCCGCGCTTGCCCCCCACTGGCCGCCACATCGTGAAAACCTTGAACATTTGCAAGCCGAGCCAGGGTCTTATCACTGGCGGTAAAAACATCTATCCCTAAATAACGGTGAAAAACTTCCCTATAGCTAAGACGTTCCCCCGCGGAGGTCCCCAAAAGCAGGGATAGCAGAATATCCACTTCTTCCATCAGGGCTAAGTGGTCAAAGCCGGGCCGATACCATTCCAGCAGGGTAAATTCGGGATTGTGCCGCCGCCCGCTCTCCCCATTGCGAAAAACCCGTGCAATCTGGTAAATTGGACCACTCCCTGCCGCCAACAGGCGTTTCATGGCATGTTCGGGGGAAGTCTGCAAAAAAAGCTGCTGGCCTTCTTTAGGGGCCTGAGGCCCCTGATAGGTGGTCACCAGACTATGGAGGTGAGGGGCGGTTGCCGCCGCGGTGGAAAGTATGGGGGTTTCTACCTCTAAGACTCCACGTCGCGCGAAGAAATGGCGAATGTCAGCCAGAAGCTGAGCCCTGGCCTCCAATGCCTTTTTATCAGCCTGGGGGCGCCAGGGAGCCTCTGTTTTAACCATGTTGGCCAATAATACCGAAGAATAACAACCAGAAAGAAATGTTTCCCGCTCATTCCTTGGCTCGTTCCACATACTCGCCAGTGCGGGTATCGATCTTAAGCATTTCACCTACATCAATGAATAAAGGAACTCGAACCACCGCGCCCGTCTCTAAGGTAGCTGGCTTGCTGCCCCCCCCCGAGGTATCGCCACGAATGCCTGGATCGGTTTCGGTCACCTTAAGGGTGACGAAATTAGGCGGTGATACCAAAAGGGGGGCCCCATTCCACAGAGTAACGGTACAAGTATCTTGCTCCTTAAGCCACTTGGTCGAATCTCCAACAGCGGCGGCATCGGCTGAATACTGCTCATAAGTTTCTGGCGACATAAGATGCCAAAACTCGCCATCTGAATAAAGGTACTGTAATTGGGTCTCGATTACATCCGCCGCTTCCAAGGAATCACCGGATTTAAAGGTGCGGTCAATCACCCGGCCAGTTTTCAAATTGCGCAGCTTTACCCGATTGAAAGCTTGCCCCTTACCGGGCTTAACAAATTCATTTTCCATGATGGTATAGGGATCTCCATCCATCATTACCTTGAGACCGGATTTAAATTCGCTGGTACTATAGCCTGCCATGTGGGCCTCCCTCTGATTACAAAAAATTGGCTATGATAACGCAATCATCCCATCTTCTGCAGAAACCCGTTTGGCAAGCAGCACTCTCCCAGGCTGTGCGCAACCCCCAAGAACTACTTGAACTAACGGGCTTGGATAACCATCCCCAAATTGCCAGTGAGGCTACTCGCCGGCAATTTCCCCTGCGGGTACCCCGCAGTTACATCGCCCGTATGAAAAAAGGTGATCCTAACGATCCCCTGTTCCGGCAAGTTTTTCCTCTGCACGCTGAAGATCAAATTTCACCCGGTTTTAACACTGATCCTGTAGGGGATTTGGCGGCGATGCCTGCGCCGGGCGTTCTCCAGAAATATACTGGAAGAGTACTTTTAGTCGCCACAGGGGCCTGTGCCATCCACTGCCGTTATTGCTTTCGCCGTCATTTCCCTTACGGAGACCATAATCCGGCCCAAGAACATTGGAAGCGAGCACTGCAATATATTGCCCAGAACCAGAGCATTCGGGAGGTCATTTTGAGCGGCGGTGATCCCTTAACCCTCGCTGATAACCGCCTAGCCGAACTGGCCCAAACGCTAGCCACTATTTCCCATGTTAAGCGACTACGCATTCACACCCGCCTACCCGTGGTATTACCAGAACGGGTAGACCACCATTTGCTTCAGTGGCTTGAGGGGACTTCCCTTCAGAAAGTAGTGGTTATCCATGCTAATCACGTTAACGAACTTGACGATAGGGTAGCCGCTGCGCTTAACGACCTTTCCCGTGCGGGGTGCCGGCTTTTCAATCAGACCGTGCTGTTACGAGGGATTAATGATAAGGTCAGCGCCCTGAGTGATTTGAGCGAAGGCTTGTTCGATACAGGCGTACTCCCTTATTACCTCCATCTATTGGACAAAGTCCAAGGGGCAGCTCATTTTGAAGTGGATATCATTACCGCCCAGCGCTTGCATCGAACCCTACGGGCCCGCCTGCCTGGCTATTTAGTGCCCCTGCTGGTCCAAGAACAAGCCGGCGCCCCGAGTAAACTGCCCCGGAGCTAACAGGAGCTAGGATAACTCCTGCTAGCGAGCGGGATTGGCGGGGAAATCCTCTGCCCTAGGGCAGGAATCAGGTAAAATCAATAATTTCGCTCCGCAATTTCGCTCCGCCAGGAACTCAACTAGTACGCTCCCTCAACGGAACATACCGCCGCAGAGGCTCGCCAACATAAACCTGAGTAGGCCGAAAAATGCGATTATCGGAAAGCTGCTCGTGCCAATGGGCCAGCCAGCCAGCAGAGCGAGAGACGGCAAATAAGGGCGTAAACTGGTCTATGGGTATTCCTAATTCCATATAAAGGATACCCGAATAAAAATCCACATTGGCATAAATGCCCTTGTGCCCTAATCGCTCCGTAGCAGCTTCTTCCAAGGCGATGGCTGTTTCAAATAATGGACTGAGCTGTCCTCCCCGTTCGGCTGGTAGTCGTTCCATCAACTTCTGCAAAATCTTGGCCCGTGGATCTTTAACTTTATAAACCCGGTGCCCAAAACCCCAGATTATTTGCTTGCGGTCCAGCTGTTTATCAAGCCATGTTTTTACATTTTCCGGCCGACCGATCTCCCGCAACATCTCTACTACTCGCTCATTGGCACCCCCGTGCAAAGGGCCTGATAAGGTGCCAACTGCGCCTGAAATTACTGCATAGGGGCTAGCCAGAGTGGAGGCCGTCACTAGGGTGGCGAAAGTAGAAGCATTGGTAGTATGCTCAGCATGGAGTATCAGGCAAGTGTCCATGATCTTTGCCAGAAGTGGATCCGGCTCTTCACCATAGAACATATACAATAAATTATCGGCGATGGGTAGATCGGGGCGAGGAGGAATAGGATCGTAACCGTTACGGATATGCTCCCACATAGCGACTAGGGCAGGCATACGGGCAATAATCTTGACCGTCATATTATCAACGTAATCGCGGTCAGTGCAAGAATCGGAGTCTGTCAAACATTCATTACCCGGATAAAACATCCCAAGCGCGGAAACACCCGCCTGTAACATCTCCATGGGAGACCCGGTGCTCGGCAGCGCAGTCATTAGGGTTCGAATATTATATTTTACCCGATAATTCTGACGTAGTTCCTGGGTAAATTCTTCAAGACGCTGAGCTGTTGGTAATTCGCCGTCCAACAACAGTAAAGTGGTCTCTTCAAAGGTGCTGCGCTCAGCTAAATCCTCAATGGGATAACCTCGATAAGATAGGATACCACGTTCACCATCCACATCCGAGATATTGGACTGAGTCGCAGGAACCCCTTCAAGACCAGGTAAATATTCACTCATGTGGACCTCCTTGCTTGGAGCATTCTTAGTGCCTACACCCTAAACACCGTTATTGTAAATCTGTTTAGGATAACTCTCTTGCCATATCCACTAAAACAGGTAAAAACACGAGTTCCCTACTCTCAGGCAGGGCTTGTGATACTTTAATATGATAGCAAAAAATGCTAAACGACGGATTCGCCGGCAGCTTGGCGATCGGCATGGTAGGAGGAACGCACCATAGGGCCACTAGCAACATGGGTAAAACCCATCTCCCGTGCTTTATCCCCTAGCCCATCAAACTCCTCCGGGGTCACAAAACGCCGCACCGGCAGATGATAAAGGCTAGGTTGCAAGTACTGCCCTAAAGTCAGCATGTCGCAGCCATGATCACGGAGATCTTTCATTACTTGTTCCACTTCTGCTAACTCTTCTCCCAGGCCCAGCATCAAACCGGATTTAGTGGGAACCGTCGGATGATCCTCCTTGAAACGGGCCAATAAACGCAAAGACCACAGGTAATCCGCGCCAGGACGAACCGCCTTGTAGAGACGAGGCACTGTCTCCAAGTTATGATTAAAAATATCCGGTGGCCCAGCCGTCAATGCCTCCAACGCCCGATCCATGCGTCCTCGGAAATCCGGCACTAAAACCTCGATGCGGGTCTGGGGCGACTGGGTGCGAATTGCTTGAATACAGTGCGTAAAATGAGCCGCGCCGCCATCCCGCAAATCATCCCGATCAACCGAGGTCACTACTACATGGCGGAGCCCCATCGCTCCAATAGCCTGAGCTAAATGCATCGGCTCTTCAGCATCCAAAGGATCTGGCCGCCCATGAGCTACATCGCAAAAAGGACAACGGCGGGTGCAAATATTGCCCATGATAAGAAAAGTCGCCGTACCATGCCCAAAACACTCACCGAGATTAGGACAAGATGCCTCTTCACAAACTGTATGCAGTCGATGCTCACGCAATAATCCCTTAAGCCGTAATACCTCGGGACCTATGGGCGCCTTAGCACGAATCCAGTGGGGCTTACGTTGACGCTCCGTGGTAGGTTCAACTTTCACCGGAATTCGGGCGACTTTGGAGGCCCCCTTCAAAGCCCGGATATCCCGTTTTAATTCACCAGGTGGAGATGGCGTTTTTTGGCTCATTTAATCATCCTATTTTCTTCTCCATAGAACGGGGCTGAATATCCCAACCGCCGCACCAGATATCGAGATAAATTCTGTTGAACATCTGCCAATGGAAGCTCCATGCCTAAACGTTTGAGGTCAATAACTTCCATGCCTGAATAGCCGCATGGATCAATACGGTAGAAGGGCGATAAGTCCATGGCCACATTTAAACTCAACCCATGATAACAGCAACCTTTCCGCACCCGAAGACCCAAGGATGCAATCTTCCTGCCTTGAACATACACGCCTGGAGCATTTGCCCGGCGCTCTGTCTCGATTTCATAGGATTGTAACAAATCCACTACGGATAATTCTAACGCATCCACCAATTGCCGCACCCCCAAAGCCCGGCGGCGCAGATCAACCAAAATATAAACTATGCTTTGCCCAGGCCCATGATAAGTGACCTGACCCCCCCGATCGCAGCGCACTACAGGAATGTCGCCTACATCCCGCAAATGGCATTCTTGGCCATTTAACCCTAGGGTAAAAACTGGGGGATGTTCCACCCACCACAATTCATCCACGGTGGCACTGTCACGACGAACGGTAAAGTCCCGCATCGCCTGCCATACGGTATCGTAATCTTGAAGGCC
This sequence is a window from Nitrosococcus oceani ATCC 19707. Protein-coding genes within it:
- the lipA gene encoding lipoyl synthase; this translates as MSQKTPSPPGELKRDIRALKGASKVARIPVKVEPTTERQRKPHWIRAKAPIGPEVLRLKGLLREHRLHTVCEEASCPNLGECFGHGTATFLIMGNICTRRCPFCDVAHGRPDPLDAEEPMHLAQAIGAMGLRHVVVTSVDRDDLRDGGAAHFTHCIQAIRTQSPQTRIEVLVPDFRGRMDRALEALTAGPPDIFNHNLETVPRLYKAVRPGADYLWSLRLLARFKEDHPTVPTKSGLMLGLGEELAEVEQVMKDLRDHGCDMLTLGQYLQPSLYHLPVRRFVTPEEFDGLGDKAREMGFTHVASGPMVRSSYHADRQAAGESVV
- the epmA gene encoding EF-P lysine aminoacylase EpmA, with product MVKTEAPWRPQADKKALEARAQLLADIRHFFARRGVLEVETPILSTAAATAPHLHSLVTTYQGPQAPKEGQQLFLQTSPEHAMKRLLAAGSGPIYQIARVFRNGESGRRHNPEFTLLEWYRPGFDHLALMEEVDILLSLLLGTSAGERLSYREVFHRYLGIDVFTASDKTLARLANVQGFHDVAASGGQARQIYLDFLLANVIEPQLGQERPCFIYDYPASDAQLARIRPPSESCSRPLAERFEVYLKGMELANGYHELCDAVEQRQRFGADLIQRKRGGLSEVPMDKFLLAALEQGLPACAGVALGVDRLLMLLLNSARIEEVLAFPLIRI
- the efp gene encoding elongation factor P; this translates as MAGYSTSEFKSGLKVMMDGDPYTIMENEFVKPGKGQAFNRVKLRNLKTGRVIDRTFKSGDSLEAADVIETQLQYLYSDGEFWHLMSPETYEQYSADAAAVGDSTKWLKEQDTCTVTLWNGAPLLVSPPNFVTLKVTETDPGIRGDTSGGGSKPATLETGAVVRVPLFIDVGEMLKIDTRTGEYVERAKE
- the pqqE gene encoding pyrroloquinoline quinone biosynthesis protein PqqE → MAGSPPKINHFTGNARTQPLWLLAELTYACPLQCPYCSNPLDFANYKHELSTKDWLRVFHEARAMGAAQLGFSGGEPLARRDLEVLITEARKLGYYTNLITSGIGMDEDRIAAFKTARLDHIQISFQAASEDLNNRLAGADVFQYKLAMARAVKKHGYPMVLCFVLHRYNIDQIGKILDLAIELKADYVELATTQYYGWAWHNRNHLLPTREQLERAEALARQYQVRTQGKMKIYYVVPDYYENRPKACMNGWGNIFLTIAPDGTALPCHAARQLPGLTLPNVKSHSIEWIWYESPDFNLFRGQGWMKEPCRSCPERFKDFGGCRCQAYLLTGDARNTDPVCDLSPHHQTVVDAITAAHQQTPLPANKSKPPIFRHLRNSKKFCG
- the epmB gene encoding EF-P beta-lysylation protein EpmB, coding for MITQSSHLLQKPVWQAALSQAVRNPQELLELTGLDNHPQIASEATRRQFPLRVPRSYIARMKKGDPNDPLFRQVFPLHAEDQISPGFNTDPVGDLAAMPAPGVLQKYTGRVLLVATGACAIHCRYCFRRHFPYGDHNPAQEHWKRALQYIAQNQSIREVILSGGDPLTLADNRLAELAQTLATISHVKRLRIHTRLPVVLPERVDHHLLQWLEGTSLQKVVVIHANHVNELDDRVAAALNDLSRAGCRLFNQTVLLRGINDKVSALSDLSEGLFDTGVLPYYLHLLDKVQGAAHFEVDIITAQRLHRTLRARLPGYLVPLLVQEQAGAPSKLPRS
- the lipB gene encoding lipoyl(octanoyl) transferase LipB; this encodes MDKRIPVGADTLRIRNLGLQDYDTVWQAMRDFTVRRDSATVDELWWVEHPPVFTLGLNGQECHLRDVGDIPVVRCDRGGQVTYHGPGQSIVYILVDLRRRALGVRQLVDALELSVVDLLQSYEIETERRANAPGVYVQGRKIASLGLRVRKGCCYHGLSLNVAMDLSPFYRIDPCGYSGMEVIDLKRLGMELPLADVQQNLSRYLVRRLGYSAPFYGEENRMIK
- a CDS encoding PLDc N-terminal domain-containing protein; the protein is MSIEVGSFFGLLLLIADVWAILNIFQSRASTGGKTGWIVLVLILPLVGFILWFLLGPRASSFKG
- a CDS encoding citrate synthase, whose amino-acid sequence is MSEYLPGLEGVPATQSNISDVDGERGILSYRGYPIEDLAERSTFEETTLLLLDGELPTAQRLEEFTQELRQNYRVKYNIRTLMTALPSTGSPMEMLQAGVSALGMFYPGNECLTDSDSCTDRDYVDNMTVKIIARMPALVAMWEHIRNGYDPIPPRPDLPIADNLLYMFYGEEPDPLLAKIMDTCLILHAEHTTNASTFATLVTASTLASPYAVISGAVGTLSGPLHGGANERVVEMLREIGRPENVKTWLDKQLDRKQIIWGFGHRVYKVKDPRAKILQKLMERLPAERGGQLSPLFETAIALEEAATERLGHKGIYANVDFYSGILYMELGIPIDQFTPLFAVSRSAGWLAHWHEQLSDNRIFRPTQVYVGEPLRRYVPLRERTS
- the pqqD gene encoding pyrroloquinoline quinone biosynthesis peptide chaperone PqqD; protein product: MHDNDIPAIAPLYRFQWEEAQNCYVLLYPEGMIKLNLSAGEILEHCNGKLNINAIIALLQQKYPQANLANDVREFLETAHNNGWLSTEN